In Mycobacterium stomatepiae, the following are encoded in one genomic region:
- a CDS encoding acyl-CoA dehydrogenase family protein: protein MTEHDYGVPLSAADRAFRDHVREFLTIALDSEIRSRARTESARLDRMRLWQRRLHDAGLAAISWPTEFGGRGATPVQQLIFAAELAAVRAPEPINRSAINQLGPTIIQWGTAEQRDYYLPRILSAEDVWCQGFSEPDAGSDLASLTTRARVEGDELVVSGQKVWTSKAHYANRIYLLARTDPNADPRKGISYILADLASAGIDVRPIRQISGDSEFSEVFFDDVRVPLSNVLGPLHDGWRVAKSTLGYERVGQSRTHRIERRLDILIEMAKDSGALNDSGRADDYITDHLVRFAAQVEALRQISSQATAAGIRGVSPGPEASVAKLLTSEVDQAMANFGLDLAGPAGILEPGSPSAAKHGNVAKSYLLMRAATFGAGTSEIQRNVIAERLLGLPRDP from the coding sequence GTGACCGAGCACGACTACGGCGTACCGCTTTCAGCGGCAGATCGGGCGTTTCGTGACCATGTGCGCGAGTTCCTGACCATCGCGCTGGACTCAGAAATCCGGTCGAGAGCTCGCACCGAGTCCGCACGACTGGATCGAATGCGCCTGTGGCAGCGGCGCCTTCACGATGCCGGACTAGCTGCCATCTCCTGGCCGACCGAGTTCGGCGGGCGCGGCGCCACGCCGGTGCAGCAACTGATCTTCGCCGCCGAGCTGGCCGCGGTCCGCGCACCCGAGCCGATCAATCGCAGCGCCATCAACCAGCTCGGCCCCACGATCATCCAGTGGGGCACTGCGGAACAGCGCGACTACTACCTGCCGCGCATCCTGTCCGCCGAAGACGTGTGGTGTCAGGGATTCAGCGAACCCGACGCGGGCAGCGACCTCGCCTCGCTGACCACCCGAGCGCGGGTCGAGGGTGACGAGCTGGTCGTCAGCGGTCAGAAGGTATGGACGTCCAAAGCGCATTACGCGAACCGCATCTACCTGCTCGCTCGAACCGATCCGAATGCCGATCCCCGCAAGGGAATCAGTTACATCCTTGCCGACCTCGCCTCGGCGGGCATCGACGTCAGGCCCATCCGCCAAATCTCCGGAGACTCCGAGTTCAGCGAGGTCTTCTTCGACGATGTCCGCGTGCCCCTGAGCAACGTGCTGGGTCCACTGCACGACGGCTGGCGGGTGGCGAAGTCGACATTGGGCTACGAGCGGGTCGGTCAGAGCCGCACCCATCGCATCGAGCGTCGGCTCGACATCCTGATCGAGATGGCAAAAGACAGTGGTGCGCTGAACGACAGTGGTCGAGCCGACGACTACATCACCGACCACCTGGTGCGTTTCGCGGCCCAGGTGGAGGCGTTGCGCCAGATCTCGTCCCAGGCGACCGCCGCCGGCATTCGCGGGGTCAGCCCGGGACCGGAAGCATCGGTTGCCAAATTGCTGACTTCCGAGGTCGATCAGGCGATGGCGAACTTCGGCCTCGACCTGGCCGGCCCCGCGGGGATCCTGGAGCCTGGTTCACCGTCCGCCGCCAAGCACGGCAATGTCGCCAAGAGCTACCTGCTGATGCGGGCCGCGACGTTCGGGGCGGGCACCTCGGAAATCCAGCGAAACGTCATCGCCGAGAGACTGCTGGGGCTTCCCCGTGACCCGTGA
- a CDS encoding CoA transferase, whose protein sequence is MDRARCDLSALADLRVIEISGQYTPVAGRVLAELGADVVVVEPPTGSGQRHRPPFVDNEPGTDRSLRWWGGNAGKRSVTIDFGSRADIGALRRLIGSSDVVLAGGDSFAEGEVNYQDIATHQSGLIWVAVTPFGVGSARAGEPVTDLTMLAGGGPVWNCGYDDHSIAPMRGAGDQSVNVGGMYGAIGTLIALAHRDHTGVGQFVDVNVTAACNVTCEQTTYHWLVNQATCVRQTGRHAYPTPSSPVQVRCADGHYATTGVLPRKPAEFTRLIQWLTDLELNDELPETYFLELAAARDQPVDLSAIGEDDETTAIFSAARDAITLIATHLPAKEFFIASQRRGFPAGAILAPHEAFDDAHTVARGMHVPVEHAELGRTVVYPGAPYVFSASPTVAPKRAPLLGEHNSLLDELAP, encoded by the coding sequence ATGGACCGAGCGAGGTGTGATCTGAGCGCGTTGGCAGACCTACGGGTGATCGAGATCAGCGGCCAGTACACACCTGTCGCGGGCCGGGTGCTTGCCGAACTCGGCGCCGATGTCGTCGTGGTCGAGCCACCGACGGGCTCCGGACAGCGCCATCGTCCCCCGTTCGTCGATAACGAGCCCGGTACCGATCGCAGTCTGCGATGGTGGGGCGGTAACGCCGGAAAACGCAGTGTCACTATTGATTTCGGATCAAGAGCTGATATCGGTGCGCTGCGCCGGCTGATCGGCAGCTCCGACGTCGTGCTCGCAGGTGGCGATTCGTTCGCCGAAGGTGAAGTCAACTACCAAGACATCGCGACACACCAATCCGGGCTGATCTGGGTAGCGGTCACGCCGTTCGGCGTCGGCAGTGCGCGCGCTGGTGAACCCGTCACCGATCTCACGATGCTTGCCGGAGGCGGTCCCGTGTGGAACTGCGGCTACGACGACCATTCAATCGCGCCGATGCGTGGCGCCGGCGATCAGTCCGTCAATGTCGGCGGCATGTACGGCGCCATCGGCACGCTGATCGCCCTGGCCCACCGCGATCACACGGGTGTCGGTCAATTCGTCGACGTCAACGTCACGGCGGCGTGCAACGTGACCTGTGAGCAAACCACCTACCACTGGCTGGTCAACCAGGCGACCTGCGTCAGGCAGACTGGACGCCACGCATATCCGACCCCGAGCTCGCCGGTTCAAGTACGTTGCGCGGATGGACATTACGCGACCACCGGAGTGCTCCCGCGCAAGCCTGCGGAGTTCACCAGGTTGATTCAGTGGCTCACCGATCTGGAACTCAACGACGAGCTGCCGGAGACCTACTTTCTGGAACTGGCCGCCGCCCGCGACCAACCTGTTGACCTGTCCGCAATTGGCGAGGACGACGAGACGACGGCGATCTTCAGTGCGGCACGGGATGCCATAACGCTGATTGCCACTCACTTGCCCGCGAAGGAATTCTTCATTGCAAGCCAGCGGCGCGGGTTCCCGGCGGGCGCGATCCTGGCACCGCACGAAGCGTTCGACGACGCGCACACCGTGGCACGCGGAATGCACGTGCCGGTCGAGCACGCCGAACTCGGTCGCACGGTTGTCTACCCTGGGGCACCGTACGTGTTCAGCGCCAGCCCGACGGTCGCGCCTAAGCGCGCGCCGCTGTTGGGCGAGCACAACTCGCTCTTGGACGAGCTCGCACCGTGA
- a CDS encoding CoA transferase has protein sequence MTDAALPSGFLSGLRVLHIGDGIAGSAAATLLATLGADVARPPSTQPRRAGPLVDTPTGPVAAVELVLDRPKRVLASDPNLGDYDIVIADGAYPPPDPTADGVFVSVSPFGADGPHHHRPGGEITAQASGGLLATIEDAHGTPVPAPGYVASKAVGAVAALAALHGLDRHNREGGAVTIDVSAQEAVIFTAALPECAHLLYRCPGRAGSGRYLAPSGAFACRDGLVRITAVENHQWKGLRAALGDPDWATGLDERGARIEHAELINSRVTDWTASRLKADCASVLQANGVPSTPVNHPAELLTSPQLAHRGSLQKTQLAGYDAVVLGPPWSVSPGASGAPSRPGLAGLRIAELTHVLAGPIVGALLGAMGALVTRVEDPQRLDIYRRSGPFADGVAGLERGAYFAVANHSKHSVLLDPSHASQDVAAVVAESDVLIENVGNSRLHRLAVDPELLAGSGRLALRVSGFGSDGPPAGYRLYANNVQAYGGLAGLCTSADGTAARLGTVLADPLSSVVGAVVVAAWALGPRRSTGAVVDLSMAEVVASTVSEFLAAASTGRPTVDEQVRRVVHRATDVRWVVAELCGEQCEQDSVDFVAAMVATNRAEDATHKLRTAGIEAAVVRRAEELITDAHLNARGFFPEIDHPDPDLGTARLVGLPWRFTGEGPVALAPPPALGSSNTDHSRIKHADIAT, from the coding sequence GTGACCGACGCCGCACTTCCATCGGGCTTCCTGTCCGGATTGCGGGTCCTGCACATCGGCGACGGTATCGCAGGTTCGGCCGCGGCGACCCTACTCGCCACCCTCGGCGCCGATGTGGCCCGGCCCCCGTCGACCCAGCCGCGCCGCGCGGGCCCGCTCGTCGATACGCCCACCGGACCGGTCGCGGCGGTCGAACTCGTCCTCGACCGGCCGAAGCGCGTACTGGCATCCGATCCGAACCTCGGTGACTACGACATCGTCATCGCCGATGGCGCGTACCCACCTCCCGACCCGACGGCAGACGGCGTATTCGTCTCTGTTTCACCGTTCGGCGCCGACGGACCGCACCACCATCGTCCGGGAGGCGAGATCACTGCGCAGGCGAGCGGCGGCCTGTTGGCCACCATCGAGGACGCACACGGAACCCCGGTGCCCGCACCGGGTTACGTCGCCTCGAAAGCCGTCGGAGCGGTGGCAGCACTCGCAGCTTTGCATGGATTGGATCGACACAATCGCGAGGGCGGCGCGGTGACTATCGATGTCTCGGCCCAGGAAGCGGTGATCTTCACCGCGGCGCTGCCCGAGTGCGCGCATCTGCTGTACCGATGCCCCGGGCGCGCAGGCAGCGGGCGGTATCTGGCCCCGTCGGGCGCCTTCGCCTGCCGCGACGGCCTGGTACGAATCACCGCGGTGGAAAACCATCAGTGGAAGGGGCTGCGTGCCGCGCTCGGCGACCCCGACTGGGCCACGGGACTCGACGAACGTGGCGCCCGCATCGAGCACGCGGAACTGATCAATTCTCGCGTCACTGATTGGACCGCAAGCAGATTGAAGGCGGACTGCGCGTCTGTGTTGCAGGCCAACGGCGTGCCGTCTACTCCGGTGAACCACCCCGCTGAACTGTTGACATCGCCGCAACTCGCACATCGTGGCTCCCTGCAGAAAACACAGCTGGCCGGTTACGACGCGGTGGTGCTGGGTCCGCCGTGGTCGGTCAGCCCCGGTGCGTCCGGTGCGCCGTCGCGACCGGGTCTTGCCGGCCTGCGGATCGCCGAACTCACCCATGTGCTCGCGGGGCCCATCGTCGGCGCGCTGCTCGGGGCGATGGGCGCCCTTGTCACCCGGGTCGAGGATCCGCAGCGTCTCGATATCTACCGCCGCAGCGGACCCTTCGCGGACGGGGTCGCGGGGCTTGAGCGCGGAGCTTACTTTGCCGTCGCGAATCACTCCAAGCACAGCGTGCTACTCGACCCGTCCCACGCGAGCCAAGATGTGGCCGCGGTCGTCGCCGAGTCCGATGTGCTGATCGAGAATGTCGGGAATTCGCGGCTGCACCGCCTGGCGGTCGATCCGGAGCTGCTCGCCGGCTCCGGCCGACTGGCGCTGAGGGTTTCCGGCTTCGGGTCCGACGGCCCGCCCGCGGGATACCGCTTGTACGCCAACAACGTTCAGGCCTATGGCGGCCTCGCCGGACTCTGCACGTCGGCAGACGGCACAGCCGCCCGCCTGGGCACGGTCCTCGCCGACCCCTTGTCGTCGGTAGTAGGCGCCGTGGTCGTCGCCGCATGGGCACTCGGGCCGCGCCGTTCGACCGGCGCGGTGGTCGATCTGTCGATGGCCGAAGTCGTCGCCTCGACGGTGTCGGAATTCCTCGCGGCCGCGTCCACCGGCCGACCAACCGTCGACGAGCAGGTGCGGCGCGTGGTACACCGCGCCACGGACGTTCGTTGGGTTGTCGCCGAATTGTGCGGCGAGCAATGCGAACAGGATTCGGTTGATTTCGTAGCCGCTATGGTCGCCACCAACCGCGCCGAGGACGCCACCCACAAATTGCGGACCGCCGGCATCGAGGCGGCTGTGGTGCGCCGAGCCGAGGAACTCATCACCGATGCCCACCTCAACGCGCGGGGGTTCTTCCCCGAAATCGACCATCCGGATCCGGATCTCGGCACCGCACGTCTGGTCGGGCTGCCATGGCGTTTCACCGGCGAAGGCCCCGTGGCGCTTGCACCGCCTCCTGCTTTGGGAAGTTCCAACACCGATCACTCGAGGATCAAGCATGCCGACATCGCCACCTGA
- a CDS encoding CaiB/BaiF CoA transferase family protein: MSGPMSGVRVLEVAQWTFVPAAGAVLADWGADVIKIEHPQTGDSQRGLRQLGHIEIAGDRNPVMEHANRGKRSVALDISTPSGHDLLMDIAKSSDVFLTNFLPDARRKLRIDVDDLRAVNPNIVYARGSAYGPLGPDAASGGYDMTGFWSRAAGALGSTPCDLDGVVPQPGPAYGDSIGGMTIAGGIAAALYERERTGHARVVDISLLGVGVWASGVAINAALVSGEPWQTNPAGANVTPNNPLVGFYRTSDGRFLGLSMLQGFRYFGEFCHRVGAAELAADERFASHAALAANAPQAIEVLRKVIGAQPLDHWRRALDGFGGQWAPVQNTVEVAADPQVRINGNIVAVEHHGETFDLVASPVLYDETPLALHPMPEFAAHTEELILEAGGDWDRIMALKESGVIA, encoded by the coding sequence ATGAGCGGACCGATGTCCGGGGTGCGTGTCCTCGAGGTCGCCCAATGGACGTTCGTGCCCGCCGCCGGTGCGGTCCTGGCGGATTGGGGCGCCGACGTCATAAAGATCGAACACCCCCAAACCGGTGATTCGCAGCGCGGGTTGCGCCAGCTGGGCCACATCGAGATCGCGGGCGACCGCAACCCGGTCATGGAGCACGCCAACCGTGGGAAACGCTCTGTCGCTCTTGATATTTCCACCCCGAGCGGGCATGACCTATTGATGGATATCGCCAAGTCGAGCGACGTGTTCCTGACGAACTTCCTGCCCGACGCACGTAGGAAGCTGCGGATCGACGTCGACGACCTACGAGCAGTCAACCCGAACATCGTGTACGCGCGGGGAAGTGCATACGGACCTCTGGGCCCTGATGCCGCAAGCGGCGGCTACGACATGACGGGGTTTTGGAGTCGCGCGGCAGGAGCACTGGGTTCCACACCGTGCGACCTCGACGGCGTGGTGCCGCAGCCAGGGCCGGCCTACGGAGATTCGATCGGTGGGATGACGATCGCCGGTGGGATCGCCGCCGCGCTGTACGAGCGGGAACGGACGGGCCACGCGCGGGTCGTGGACATCTCGCTGCTGGGCGTCGGGGTATGGGCGTCCGGTGTGGCCATCAACGCCGCTCTCGTGAGCGGTGAGCCATGGCAGACCAATCCCGCCGGCGCCAACGTCACACCCAACAACCCGCTCGTCGGGTTCTACCGCACCTCGGACGGTCGTTTCCTCGGGCTATCGATGCTGCAGGGGTTCCGTTACTTCGGTGAATTCTGTCACCGGGTCGGCGCCGCCGAACTCGCCGCCGACGAGCGGTTTGCCAGCCATGCGGCACTTGCGGCCAACGCGCCCCAGGCGATTGAGGTGCTGCGCAAGGTGATTGGAGCCCAGCCGTTGGACCACTGGCGGAGAGCCCTCGACGGATTCGGCGGTCAGTGGGCACCGGTGCAGAACACGGTAGAGGTAGCCGCCGATCCGCAGGTACGGATAAACGGCAACATCGTTGCGGTGGAACACCATGGCGAGACGTTCGACCTCGTTGCCAGCCCGGTGCTCTACGACGAGACCCCACTTGCTTTGCACCCGATGCCCGAGTTCGCCGCTCACACAGAGGAACTCATTCTCGAGGCCGGTGGGGATTGGGACCGCATCATGGCGCTCAAAGAGAGTGGCGTCATCGCGTGA
- a CDS encoding CaiB/BaiF CoA transferase family protein encodes MTGALSHLRVCDLSGQLAGAGATKILAAFGATVIRVEDPATRGTWDALRTVGPYVDERRGVDLGAGFNNHNTGKYGVTINLRFDEGKQLLRELVAISDVVCENFAAGALEHRGFGYEDLRRIKPDIVYVSNCGFGRTGPYRDFKTWGPIVQAVSGLTYTSGLPDAEPAGWGFSYMDHGSAFYMTVAIMAALHHRERTGEGQHVDLATVPAGIAMLPTEILDWTVNGRPAKAGGNRADFGECAPHGIYPCRGDDRWIAIACRDDRELALLAKVLDEPALTSDRFGTLAERLASQDELDELIGAVTAERNAHSLAADLVDEGIPASVVKSPQERIDGDPELAEMGLFPTVTHPDMGRVRVEGVPMTFSATPWTMDVGGPKLGQHNHEILGDLLGHDDQTLKAWTERGVI; translated from the coding sequence GTGACTGGCGCGTTGTCCCACCTTCGAGTGTGCGATCTCAGTGGGCAGCTGGCGGGCGCCGGCGCGACAAAGATCCTCGCCGCATTCGGCGCGACCGTCATCCGCGTAGAGGATCCGGCAACGCGAGGCACGTGGGACGCACTGCGCACTGTCGGCCCGTATGTCGATGAACGTCGTGGCGTAGACCTCGGCGCGGGGTTCAACAACCACAACACGGGTAAGTACGGCGTGACGATCAACCTTCGATTCGACGAGGGCAAACAGCTGCTGCGCGAACTCGTCGCCATCAGTGACGTCGTCTGCGAGAACTTTGCCGCGGGAGCGTTGGAGCATCGCGGATTCGGCTACGAGGACCTTCGCCGGATCAAACCCGACATCGTCTACGTGTCCAACTGCGGGTTCGGTCGCACCGGCCCGTACCGTGACTTCAAAACCTGGGGCCCGATTGTGCAAGCGGTGAGTGGTCTCACCTACACCTCGGGGCTACCCGATGCGGAACCGGCGGGCTGGGGATTTTCCTACATGGACCACGGATCCGCGTTCTACATGACCGTGGCGATCATGGCGGCGCTGCACCATCGCGAACGCACCGGCGAAGGGCAGCACGTCGACTTGGCGACGGTGCCCGCGGGGATCGCAATGCTGCCCACCGAGATCCTTGATTGGACGGTGAATGGGCGACCCGCGAAAGCGGGTGGCAACCGAGCCGACTTCGGCGAATGCGCACCGCACGGGATCTACCCGTGCCGCGGCGACGACCGCTGGATCGCCATTGCCTGCCGGGACGATCGCGAGTTGGCGCTGCTGGCAAAGGTGCTCGACGAGCCCGCCCTGACATCCGATCGATTCGGCACTCTCGCAGAGCGATTGGCATCGCAAGACGAGTTGGACGAGTTGATCGGTGCTGTCACGGCTGAGCGGAATGCCCACTCACTCGCCGCCGACTTGGTCGACGAAGGGATCCCGGCAAGCGTGGTCAAGAGTCCACAAGAGCGGATCGATGGCGATCCCGAGCTGGCCGAAATGGGTTTGTTCCCCACCGTGACACACCCCGACATGGGCCGAGTCCGCGTCGAGGGTGTACCGATGACGTTCTCCGCCACGCCGTGGACGATGGACGTCGGCGGGCCCAAGTTGGGTCAGCACAATCACGAGATACTCGGCGATCTACTCGGACACGACGACCAGACGCTCAAGGCATGGACCGAGCGAGGTGTGATCTGA
- a CDS encoding thiolase family protein: protein MTGVHLSGVGVTEFGRHGDTPLAELGVAAARKALADADFSYEDVGEVFTASALAPPQTGTRVALELGRTGVPVTAIESASAGGLVALRHAVWAVASRRCNVALAIGYEKTTALEPGGVVPAPVGFWDRFPPQTHYAIEAARWLHDSGCGPEVIAAVAAKSHNQARLNPLAARRSADPVTVEQVLGARMVAEPLTKMMCHASVDGGAAVVVTAEPRPRSVSVLSIEQTSWPADPEWPLVGPVVGPPSQLGVTARRAYTAAGIEPHHIDVVSLHDMCASEEITALIAMGLADSAGLRKLAESGGLANDGALPTNTDGGCIARGHPIGATGLAQAAEIVCQLRSEAGARQVREPRIGLVQAVGGGGSCAAAVLSG from the coding sequence GTGACAGGTGTCCACCTCAGCGGCGTCGGGGTGACCGAGTTCGGACGGCACGGCGACACGCCGCTGGCCGAACTCGGTGTAGCGGCGGCTCGAAAGGCATTGGCAGATGCGGATTTCAGCTACGAAGACGTCGGCGAGGTGTTCACGGCCTCGGCGTTGGCGCCACCGCAGACCGGAACGAGGGTGGCTCTTGAGTTGGGCCGCACCGGTGTTCCCGTCACCGCGATCGAAAGCGCCTCGGCCGGCGGGCTCGTTGCACTACGGCACGCCGTCTGGGCGGTGGCATCGCGGCGATGCAACGTCGCGTTGGCGATCGGTTACGAGAAGACCACCGCTTTGGAGCCGGGCGGCGTGGTGCCGGCCCCGGTCGGATTCTGGGACCGCTTCCCGCCGCAGACCCATTACGCGATCGAAGCGGCGCGGTGGCTCCACGACTCCGGCTGCGGCCCCGAGGTGATTGCCGCCGTTGCGGCCAAGTCCCACAACCAGGCCCGGCTGAACCCGCTCGCGGCGCGGCGCAGTGCCGACCCGGTGACCGTCGAGCAGGTCCTCGGCGCCCGCATGGTGGCGGAACCTCTGACGAAGATGATGTGTCACGCGTCGGTGGACGGCGGTGCCGCCGTCGTCGTCACCGCCGAACCGCGGCCCCGGTCGGTGTCGGTGCTTTCGATCGAGCAGACCAGTTGGCCCGCCGATCCGGAGTGGCCGCTCGTCGGCCCTGTCGTTGGACCGCCGTCGCAGCTGGGCGTCACCGCCCGGCGGGCGTACACGGCCGCTGGTATCGAGCCGCACCACATCGATGTGGTGTCGCTGCACGACATGTGCGCCAGCGAGGAGATCACCGCGCTGATCGCGATGGGCCTGGCGGATTCGGCCGGACTGCGGAAGCTGGCAGAGTCGGGCGGCCTTGCCAATGACGGTGCGCTGCCTACCAATACCGACGGTGGGTGCATCGCACGTGGTCATCCGATCGGCGCGACCGGTCTGGCGCAAGCCGCCGAGATCGTCTGTCAGCTCCGCAGTGAGGCCGGTGCGCGACAGGTTCGCGAGCCCCGAATCGGCTTGGTTCAGGCGGTTGGCGGCGGCGGATCGTGTGCGGCTGCTGTGCTCAGCGGCTGA
- a CDS encoding SRPBCC family protein produces the protein MPRIAINKSVDAPAATVWTLLADFADVSWIPVAVRVDVEGVGVGMSRSIHGGGVVPVVETLTHLDERGMQLGYSIAGNPLPVSRFEALVEVRPEVDASKATVTWNVDYDPIGSTENDAAAARESIEAVYDMMAGWLADAAAAGGRT, from the coding sequence ATGCCTCGAATCGCGATCAACAAGAGCGTCGATGCACCCGCCGCGACCGTCTGGACGCTGCTGGCCGATTTCGCCGACGTCAGTTGGATTCCGGTTGCGGTGCGTGTCGACGTCGAGGGTGTTGGCGTCGGTATGAGCCGGTCGATCCACGGCGGTGGCGTCGTGCCGGTAGTCGAAACGCTGACGCATCTCGACGAGCGCGGCATGCAGCTCGGCTACTCGATTGCCGGAAACCCGCTGCCGGTAAGCCGATTCGAGGCGCTCGTCGAGGTTCGACCCGAAGTGGACGCCAGTAAAGCAACCGTTACGTGGAACGTGGACTACGACCCGATCGGGTCGACCGAGAACGACGCCGCGGCGGCGCGCGAATCAATCGAGGCCGTCTACGACATGATGGCCGGCTGGTTGGCCGACGCGGCCGCCGCGGGGGGCCGAACGTGA
- a CDS encoding acyl-CoA dehydrogenase family protein → MTRDPEPSLHDIADTAAQLAQLRTTADELLGRIWSVERTRGLLDGPGPSFDEDLWKVVAEMGWPDVLVAESQGGGGGGLRELCVLVEAAGAAALPVPLAAVAAAKWCEQRCSDGVTLALDDTDAKVNADSVSGGWPAVPFGGAADRLLVLGRQDGDSILGVVDANGPGVQRESERPLDHNPAASIALVDAPLRAVATGATAIRRYHDAVNRMRLATVAELVGIASAANDAAVEYAKMRVTFGRPIGTRQAIKHRLVDQRTVIEIARALVNRAADACELQHPDADPLLSLAVFWAVDSLRRVPEGAIQVFGGIAYTWEHDAHVHLRQAATRVALLGPRDRHRAVVAAWLRTR, encoded by the coding sequence GTGACCCGTGATCCCGAGCCATCGCTGCACGACATTGCCGACACCGCAGCCCAGCTCGCGCAACTGCGAACAACCGCTGACGAACTGCTGGGCCGGATCTGGAGCGTCGAGCGCACCCGCGGACTGCTCGACGGGCCGGGGCCGTCCTTCGACGAAGACCTCTGGAAGGTCGTCGCCGAAATGGGGTGGCCGGATGTTCTGGTCGCCGAATCGCAGGGCGGCGGAGGTGGCGGCCTGCGCGAGCTGTGTGTGCTCGTCGAGGCCGCCGGTGCCGCGGCACTGCCCGTGCCGCTTGCCGCGGTGGCGGCCGCGAAGTGGTGCGAGCAGCGTTGCTCCGACGGTGTCACTCTGGCCCTCGACGACACCGACGCGAAGGTGAACGCCGACAGCGTCAGCGGAGGTTGGCCGGCGGTGCCGTTCGGCGGTGCCGCCGACAGGCTGCTCGTCCTGGGGAGACAAGACGGAGACTCCATCCTGGGCGTGGTGGACGCCAACGGACCGGGCGTGCAGCGGGAATCCGAGCGACCTTTGGATCACAATCCTGCGGCGAGCATCGCCCTCGTTGACGCTCCACTCCGTGCGGTCGCCACGGGCGCAACCGCTATCCGCCGGTATCACGACGCGGTCAACAGGATGCGGCTCGCCACGGTGGCGGAGTTGGTCGGGATCGCCTCGGCGGCCAATGACGCCGCGGTCGAGTATGCGAAGATGCGGGTCACGTTCGGGCGCCCGATTGGGACGCGACAAGCGATCAAACACCGCCTGGTGGACCAACGTACGGTGATCGAGATTGCCCGAGCTCTGGTGAATCGCGCCGCCGACGCCTGCGAACTGCAACACCCCGACGCCGACCCGCTGCTGTCGTTGGCGGTCTTCTGGGCGGTCGACTCGTTGCGACGAGTACCGGAAGGAGCCATTCAAGTGTTCGGCGGAATCGCGTACACCTGGGAGCACGACGCCCACGTGCACCTGCGCCAGGCGGCGACCCGGGTGGCGTTGCTGGGTCCCCGCGACCGGCATCGTGCCGTCGTCGCGGCGTGGCTCCGGACCCGCTGA
- a CDS encoding cytochrome P450 codes for MTTARSDARFEDASFYLGDPNATFRQLRETDPVHWYEQGRFWVITKYEDIKTISARPEKFRSERIAIMMDLIAHREGRDPQNYGGRGILFMDPPEHRAHRKVIGVRFTPAAVAKLEARVREVIASIFDGLPDGEFDWIERVAEPFPVYVFAYLLGVPEADWPKVAAWATTIAKVGSGVADDGDMETIFGEVAPYLMALVAERSKDPTDDLLSMLSQVRIDGEPFNEIQVMTYALTLLAAGSETTQSVIAGIAACFAMHPDQAAQAFAEPKVGDNAVEEVLRWWTPVMSMARQAAHDVEVRGVTIREGDGLLLAYASANRDADHWGSTAESFDVHRADAASHLGFGVGEHFCMGAALARREARFVLDEMIKRAKGLRVTGEGVLRPSALVHTYDRLPVVLDYR; via the coding sequence ATGACCACAGCGCGGTCTGACGCGCGTTTCGAGGATGCCTCTTTCTACCTCGGCGACCCCAACGCGACGTTCCGGCAGCTGCGCGAGACCGATCCCGTGCACTGGTACGAGCAGGGAAGATTCTGGGTGATCACCAAATACGAGGACATCAAGACGATCTCGGCGCGGCCGGAGAAATTCAGGTCCGAACGCATCGCGATCATGATGGATCTGATCGCCCATCGCGAGGGCCGGGACCCCCAGAATTACGGGGGTAGAGGCATCCTTTTCATGGACCCACCGGAACATCGTGCTCATCGCAAGGTGATTGGCGTGCGGTTCACACCGGCGGCCGTCGCAAAGCTCGAAGCACGGGTACGCGAGGTGATCGCGTCGATCTTCGACGGGCTCCCCGACGGCGAGTTCGACTGGATCGAGCGCGTCGCGGAGCCCTTTCCCGTCTACGTTTTCGCCTACCTGCTCGGTGTTCCGGAGGCGGACTGGCCGAAGGTGGCGGCGTGGGCCACCACGATCGCCAAGGTGGGTAGCGGCGTCGCCGACGACGGTGACATGGAGACCATCTTTGGTGAGGTGGCACCCTATCTGATGGCGCTGGTTGCCGAGCGCTCCAAGGACCCCACCGACGATCTGCTGTCGATGCTGTCGCAGGTGCGCATCGATGGCGAGCCGTTCAACGAGATTCAGGTGATGACGTATGCGCTGACACTGCTGGCCGCGGGCAGCGAGACGACGCAGAGCGTGATCGCCGGCATCGCCGCGTGTTTCGCTATGCACCCGGACCAGGCCGCGCAGGCCTTCGCCGAACCGAAAGTGGGCGACAACGCCGTCGAGGAAGTCCTGCGGTGGTGGACGCCGGTGATGAGTATGGCGCGCCAGGCGGCTCACGACGTCGAGGTCCGAGGCGTCACCATCCGCGAAGGCGACGGTCTGCTGCTGGCCTACGCGTCGGCCAATCGGGACGCCGACCACTGGGGTTCGACCGCTGAATCCTTCGATGTGCACCGGGCCGATGCAGCCAGTCATCTCGGTTTCGGTGTGGGAGAGCATTTCTGCATGGGAGCCGCCCTTGCCCGGCGCGAAGCACGCTTCGTCCTCGACGAGATGATCAAGCGTGCCAAAGGTTTACGCGTCACCGGCGAGGGTGTGCTTCGGCCGTCGGCGCTGGTGCACACCTACGACCGTCTTCCGGTCGTACTCGACTACCGCTGA